CGGCGCGTCAGCGAGACCAGTGGTGCGGTGCCGGTGCGGCTGCGTTTTGTTGAGTCCGCCCCACGGCTTCCCGTCGGGCTGTCCGTCGACGTGAACCTCGAGATCGCGCGTCATCCCGGCGCGATCACGGTCCCGCGGGTCGCGGTCGGTGGGCTTGGCGCCGAACCGTTTGTCATGGTGGTACGTGCTGACACCGTGCGGCGACAGGTTGTGCGGGTGATCGACTGGCCGTCGGAGCGGATCGTAGTCGTGGAGGGGATGAAGTCCGGCGACACCGTCGCCATCGCCCCCAAGTCGGTGCGCGACGGCCTGGCCGTGCGCACCCGCACCGGCGCCAATGCCCTTTGAGTTGTCCGTCGCCCTCCGGTATATCCGGAGCGGCCGACTGCAGACCCTGCTGATCTTCAGCGGGTCGCGGTCGGGATCGTCGTCTTCACCTTCATGGCGGCGCTGATTAACGGCCTCGCCGTGTCGCTGACCAACAACGTCATCGGCAACCTCGCGCACGTGCGGCTGGAGCCGCTGCCGCAGGAGCCGCGCACGCTCACCACCGCCGATGGGGCGTGCCCTCGTCGCTGTGCAGCGCGGGAACGAGGCTCGCTCCCCTGATCACCGGCTGGCGCAACGTCGCCCAGATGATCGATCGGCTCCCCGCGGGTCACCGCCTCGGCCGCGTCGGTCTCCGGCTCCGGCTTCATCCAGCGCGGCGAGCAGATCCTTCCCGTCTCCCTCACCGGCTACGAACCGGGCAAAGAGAGCGCGATGATCGACCTCGCCAGCGGCATCGTCCGCGGCTCTGCGTCACTAGGGCCCGGCGACGTGCTCATCGGGATCACGATGGCCGCAGACCTGGGGGTGACCACGGGTCAACGCCTGCGGAGCTGCAGGACATATTTGCGGCACCGGCGGTGGCGGAGCAGTTGCGAGGGATGACCGTGCTCGATGCGGTCGACTGGATCGCCGAGAATGCGCGGTTGCAGGATCGCGCTGAGTGCAGGGGCGCACCGGGGACCTCGTGAAGTTCTTCGCGATCCTGCTGATCATCATCGCCGTGGCGTCGCAGCTCCTGCTGTCAGGCCGTGCGGCGCCGCGTGGAGATCGGGATCATGCGCAGCATGGGGTGACGCGGGCGTCGGTGACCTGGATCTTCCTCTGCTTCAGGGGTTGTTCATCGGGTTGTTCGGATCGTGCTCGGCGCCGCCCTCGGCTACGGCTTCGCATTCCTCGCCGTGGTGACCCTGCGGCCTGATGGCACGCAGAGCCTCCCGATCGACCCGGCACTCGGCGAGTACTGGCTCGCGATCTCCATCGCGACCGTGGCGTCCACCCCGCGGCGATCCTGCCCCGCGCGCGTGGCGTCGAGCACCGACCCGGTGGAGGTCATCTCCGCATGAGCGACGTCGTGCTGCGCGTCATCGACCTGCGCAAGACGTATGTCGATGGCGACGTCGAGACCCCCGGTGCGCCAGGGGATCGACCGGAGTTCCGCCACGGCGAGTTTGTCGCCCTCATGGGCCCCGTCGGGGAGCGGCAAGAGTACTCTGCTGTCGATCCTTGGCACCCTGCTCCGTCCCACCAGCGGCGAGGTCGAGCTGGTCGGCAACCGGTTGAGCATCCCTGGACGACGCGGCCGTGACCTCGTTCCGCAACCAGCACATCGGGTTCGTCTTCCAGTTCCACCACCTGCTCCCGGACTTCCACCGCGCTGGA
This region of Gemmatimonadota bacterium genomic DNA includes:
- a CDS encoding HlyD family efflux transporter periplasmic adaptor subunit, which encodes MIYEIATGTGAEIELEVDEQYLGELKEGLPARVSPLTGARTEYRAVVDYIGRRVSETSGAVPVRLRFVESAPRLPVGLSVDVNLEIARHPGAITVPRVAVGGLGAEPFVMVVRADTVRRQVVRVIDWPSERIVVVEGMKSGDTVAIAPKSVRDGLAVRTRTGANAL